From the Desulfarculaceae bacterium genome, one window contains:
- a CDS encoding molybdopterin molybdotransferase MoeA, with amino-acid sequence MKTVSLPEAQRIILDAVTPLGPEEISIFKAVRRVLHEDVVADAMLPPTDSSARDGYAVASSDTAGASPQRPARLKIVGEVQAGGSLNGLTVTPGKAVRIMTGAPLPPGADAVVQFEDSREHGGEVELFRAVAPYENYRRRGENIESGEAVLMRGDMLNPADVGILAALNHDTVRVYQRPRVAIISTGDELAAVGEKPAPGQIRDVNAYALCAEARKYNAEPDHLGIARDSLPQVRELLGRALDADVILSTGGGSMGKYDFVKDAYADLGVELRFGRVRVKPGKPCSFGTMDDKLFFSLPGNPVSAMTSFIQFVRPALLALMGARKLFKPVVSAVLDEPIDKKPTHNLRLLRGRFSLGNGGLHVALAGDQKSSVFKSMRDANCLIIIPPDSGPLAAGTTVKIQLIYHDEIAESGWQ; translated from the coding sequence ATGAAAACCGTCTCCCTGCCCGAGGCCCAGAGGATCATCCTGGACGCGGTGACGCCCCTGGGGCCGGAGGAGATATCCATCTTTAAGGCGGTGCGCCGGGTGCTGCATGAGGACGTGGTGGCCGACGCCATGCTGCCGCCCACCGACTCCTCGGCCCGCGACGGCTACGCGGTGGCCTCCAGCGACACCGCCGGGGCCTCACCCCAGCGCCCCGCGCGCCTGAAGATCGTGGGCGAGGTGCAGGCCGGGGGCTCGCTGAACGGCCTGACGGTGACGCCCGGCAAGGCGGTGCGCATCATGACCGGCGCTCCCCTGCCCCCGGGCGCGGACGCAGTGGTGCAGTTCGAGGACAGCCGAGAACATGGCGGCGAGGTGGAGCTCTTTCGCGCCGTGGCCCCTTACGAGAACTACCGCCGCCGGGGCGAGAATATCGAGAGCGGCGAGGCGGTGCTCATGCGGGGCGACATGCTCAACCCGGCCGATGTGGGCATCCTGGCCGCCCTGAACCACGACACGGTGCGGGTGTACCAGCGGCCCCGCGTGGCCATCATCTCCACCGGCGACGAGTTAGCCGCGGTGGGCGAAAAGCCCGCCCCCGGCCAGATCCGCGACGTGAACGCCTACGCCCTGTGCGCCGAAGCCCGCAAGTACAACGCCGAGCCGGACCATCTGGGCATTGCCCGCGATTCCCTGCCCCAGGTGCGCGAGCTCCTGGGCCGCGCCCTGGACGCGGACGTGATCCTCTCCACCGGCGGCGGCTCCATGGGCAAGTACGATTTCGTGAAGGACGCCTACGCGGACCTGGGCGTGGAGCTGCGCTTTGGACGGGTGCGCGTGAAGCCGGGCAAGCCCTGCTCCTTCGGCACCATGGACGACAAGCTCTTCTTCAGCCTGCCGGGCAACCCGGTCTCGGCCATGACCAGCTTCATCCAGTTCGTGCGCCCCGCCCTCCTGGCCCTCATGGGCGCGCGCAAGCTGTTCAAGCCCGTGGTCAGCGCGGTGCTGGACGAGCCCATCGACAAGAAGCCCACCCACAACCTGCGCCTGCTGCGCGGGCGTTTCTCCCTGGGCAACGGCGGCCTGCACGTGGCCCTGGCCGGCGACCAGAAGTCATCGGTGTTCAAATCCATGCGCGACGCCAACTGCCTGATCATCATTCCCCCCGACTCCGGCCCCCTGGCCGCGGGCACCACGGTCAAGATTCAGCTCATCTATCACGACGAGATCGCCGAATCGGGTTGGCAATAA
- a CDS encoding formate dehydrogenase accessory sulfurtransferase FdhD — translation MQPMKHPLKTRPILRVRGDAVSPDSITFADERPLSLAVRGRALTVLMATPGLECELAAGYALTMGWAKPGDTPPRVDYHAGQAQVELDLAVDPESLSPIRAAGGGLLGPTEAEPLAEGPGMELGLARGLTEAMGQGQVLYPLTRGTHAAALFDAAGGLLALAEDVGRHNGLDKAVGMAWLEGSLSRAVAVALSGRCSLEMVLKTVRAGVSIIVSVSSPTVPAVEAAERLGLTLANCHGPENLVIYTHPGRLRQNGEPLRLA, via the coding sequence ATGCAGCCTATGAAACACCCCCTGAAAACCCGGCCCATCCTGCGGGTGCGCGGCGACGCGGTAAGCCCGGACAGCATCACCTTTGCCGACGAGCGGCCGCTGAGTCTGGCGGTGCGCGGCCGGGCGCTCACCGTGCTCATGGCCACCCCGGGCCTGGAGTGCGAGTTGGCCGCGGGCTACGCCCTGACCATGGGCTGGGCCAAGCCCGGGGACACGCCGCCTCGGGTGGATTACCACGCCGGGCAGGCCCAGGTGGAGCTGGATTTGGCCGTGGACCCCGAGTCGCTGAGCCCTATCCGCGCCGCAGGGGGCGGCCTGCTGGGCCCCACCGAGGCCGAGCCCTTGGCGGAGGGCCCCGGCATGGAGCTGGGCCTGGCGCGAGGCCTCACCGAGGCCATGGGCCAAGGTCAGGTGCTCTACCCCCTGACCCGGGGTACCCACGCGGCCGCGCTGTTCGACGCGGCGGGCGGGCTGCTGGCCCTGGCCGAGGACGTGGGGCGTCACAACGGCCTGGACAAGGCAGTCGGGATGGCCTGGCTGGAGGGCAGCCTGAGCCGGGCGGTGGCCGTGGCCCTGTCCGGGCGGTGCAGCCTGGAGATGGTGCTCAAGACGGTGCGCGCGGGGGTGAGCATAATCGTGAGCGTGTCCTCGCCCACCGTGCCGGCGGTGGAGGCGGCCGAGCGGTTGGGCCTAACCCTGGCCAATTGCCACGGCCCGGAGAACCTGGTCATCTACACCCACCCCGGCCGCCTGCGCCAAAACGGCGAGCCCCTGCGCCTGGCCTGA
- a CDS encoding molybdopterin molybdotransferase MoeA: MNRLSLGYEEALRLTLEGVEPLGVEDAPLLESVGRVAGAELRALLDSPAAAASRKDGYALRGSEVASASEAAPVRLELAGIMAAGDHEEIPVGPGQAVRVLTGARIPPGADAVVSEEYTRLEGSDLLVLAPSQAKNILPTGGDVARGDLILATGRVITPVAAGLLAAGGLGSAMVFARPRVGILGTGSEIVMPGLPLRPGQVHASNIITLAGFCAREGMAPSLGMAVDQPEELRRALEDLLAGSDALITSGGAWRGERDLVAQALKELGWRKVFHRIRMGPGKAVGFGLLAGKPVFLLPGGPPSNLMGFLQIALPGLHALAGRARPGLPRVSARLAADILDGNPAWTDFFQGSLSPGEDGLPLFHPLSKRSRLSALAKAHAVAAIPEGRESLSQGEILNVQLLGAGALA, from the coding sequence ATGAACCGCTTGTCTCTGGGATACGAGGAGGCCCTGCGCCTGACCCTTGAGGGCGTGGAGCCCCTGGGCGTGGAGGACGCGCCGCTATTGGAGAGCGTGGGCCGGGTTGCCGGAGCCGAGCTGCGCGCCCTGCTGGACAGCCCCGCCGCGGCGGCCTCGCGCAAGGACGGCTACGCTCTGCGCGGCAGCGAGGTGGCCTCTGCCAGCGAGGCCGCGCCGGTGCGCCTGGAGCTGGCGGGCATCATGGCCGCCGGGGACCACGAGGAAATCCCGGTGGGGCCTGGCCAAGCGGTGCGGGTGCTCACCGGCGCGCGCATCCCGCCCGGCGCGGACGCGGTGGTCTCCGAGGAATACACCCGCCTGGAAGGCAGCGATTTGCTGGTGCTGGCCCCGTCCCAGGCCAAGAACATCCTGCCCACAGGCGGCGACGTGGCCCGGGGCGACCTGATCCTGGCCACGGGCCGAGTCATCACCCCCGTGGCCGCCGGGCTGCTGGCCGCGGGCGGCCTGGGCTCGGCCATGGTGTTCGCGCGGCCCCGGGTGGGCATCCTGGGCACGGGCAGCGAGATCGTCATGCCCGGCCTGCCCCTACGGCCGGGCCAGGTGCACGCCTCCAACATCATCACCCTGGCCGGGTTCTGCGCGCGCGAGGGCATGGCCCCCTCTCTGGGCATGGCGGTCGACCAGCCCGAGGAGCTGCGCCGAGCCCTGGAGGACCTGCTGGCCGGCAGCGACGCGCTGATCACCAGCGGCGGGGCCTGGCGCGGCGAACGCGACCTGGTGGCCCAGGCCCTGAAAGAGCTGGGCTGGCGCAAGGTGTTCCACCGCATCCGCATGGGCCCGGGCAAGGCGGTGGGCTTCGGCCTGCTGGCCGGCAAGCCGGTGTTTCTCTTGCCCGGCGGTCCGCCTTCCAATCTCATGGGTTTTTTGCAGATCGCCCTGCCCGGCCTGCACGCCCTGGCCGGACGAGCCCGTCCCGGCCTGCCCCGGGTGAGCGCCCGTCTAGCGGCGGACATATTGGACGGCAACCCGGCCTGGACCGACTTTTTCCAAGGCTCCCTGTCCCCCGGCGAGGACGGCCTGCCCCTGTTCCATCCCCTGTCCAAGCGCAGCCGCCTGAGCGCCCTGGCCAAGGCCCATGCGGTGGCGGCCATACCCGAGGGCCGGGAAAGCCTGTCCCAAGGCGAGATCCTCAACGTGCAGCTTCTCGGCGCGGGCGCCCTCGCCTGA
- a CDS encoding FAD-dependent oxidoreductase: MSEEQLPQEAVKQPGGEFGDVMVVGGGISGIQASLDLATAGYRVYLVEKNPAIGGHMSQLDKTYPTNDCSM, translated from the coding sequence ATGTCGGAAGAGCAGTTGCCGCAAGAGGCTGTTAAACAGCCCGGCGGCGAATTCGGAGACGTGATGGTCGTGGGTGGCGGGATCAGCGGTATCCAAGCCTCCCTGGACCTGGCCACGGCGGGCTACCGAGTATACCTAGTGGAGAAAAACCCAGCCATTGGCGGGCATATGTCGCAGTTGGACAAGACATATCCCACCAATGACTGCTCCATGTGA
- a CDS encoding FAD-dependent oxidoreductase, which translates to MGDFTVSLVKKPRYVIEDACTGCTSCVEYCPVEYPDKFNQGISDNKAVHIYFAQAIPLIAYIDESCIYLKEKKCRICENVCQANAIDFHQKPEKLQIRVGAVVLSPGYEVYDPAVKEEYGYGRIPNVVTSMDYERLLCATGPYEGEILRASDKKHPQNVAWLQCIGSRRLTEGDNSYCSSVCCTYTQKQVILTKDHHADAKCTVFHNDVRAYGKDFERYYQNTAALADTRFIRSYVNIVGENPENHNVIIRYSTPDEGVKEEEFDMVVLSVGLNPPEDNQRLAEMFGLELDQHGFCKGEPFNPMNTGAPGVFVSGAFQGPMDIPESVFSASAAGSQTGELLDYRRDKLTKEREYPSEKDVTGEEPRIGVFVCHCGANIGRIVDVPGTVEFAKTLPNVVYAQEQLFSCATNSAKEITDMIKEKGLNRVVVAACSPRTLEPLFRDTLREAGLNQYYYDMANIREHCSWCHSKEREASTAKAQDITRMSVARACLLEPLSEIDLPVNKAALVVGGGIAGMTAALSIAEQGHEVYLLEKSNELGGLAVRIHDTLDGLDVPAYLEELKAKVFKHPLLHVYTGAEITEATGYVGNFVTKVKSWRGLVEIKHGVTVVATGSGVYEPNEYLYGQDERVMTHLELEERITNGDEGLAEAETVVMIQCVGCRNEERNYCSRVCCGESVKNAIKLKKQNPERDVYILYRDMRTYGYMEDHYREANELGVRFVRYEPEQAPQVEAAESDEGKPVLRVSLPDYILSTEIAIDADYVMLAAAVVPGEDNVELSGLFGAALGEDGFFKEAHVKLRPVEFATQGVYLCGAAHYPKYIHETINQAYGAAGRALTMLSNDIVTVSGSVCEVKEDACMGCRACLEACSYDAIEMRKTKGGPKAVVNPVLCKGDGLCNACCPTGAIYLKHFTDEEVFSQIDAYAPPDEDILGQIDAAVNQ; encoded by the coding sequence GTGGGCGATTTCACGGTGAGCCTGGTCAAGAAGCCCCGATACGTTATCGAGGACGCCTGCACCGGCTGCACCTCCTGCGTGGAATATTGTCCGGTGGAGTACCCGGACAAGTTCAACCAGGGCATTTCCGACAACAAGGCGGTGCACATCTACTTCGCGCAGGCGATCCCCCTGATCGCCTACATCGACGAGAGCTGCATCTACCTTAAAGAGAAGAAATGCCGCATCTGCGAGAACGTCTGCCAGGCAAACGCCATCGATTTCCACCAGAAGCCCGAGAAGCTTCAGATCAGGGTGGGCGCGGTGGTGCTGTCCCCGGGCTACGAGGTCTATGACCCGGCGGTGAAGGAGGAGTACGGCTACGGCCGCATCCCCAACGTGGTCACCAGCATGGACTACGAGCGCCTCTTGTGCGCCACCGGGCCCTACGAGGGCGAGATCCTCCGGGCCAGCGACAAGAAGCACCCCCAAAACGTGGCCTGGTTGCAGTGCATCGGCTCGCGCCGCCTCACCGAAGGCGACAACTCCTACTGCTCCAGCGTGTGCTGCACCTACACCCAGAAGCAGGTGATTCTGACCAAGGACCACCACGCCGACGCCAAGTGCACCGTGTTCCACAACGACGTGCGCGCCTACGGCAAGGACTTCGAGCGCTACTACCAGAACACGGCCGCTCTGGCCGACACCCGCTTCATCCGCTCTTATGTGAACATCGTGGGCGAGAACCCGGAGAACCACAACGTCATCATCCGCTACTCCACCCCGGACGAGGGGGTCAAGGAGGAGGAGTTCGACATGGTGGTGCTCTCGGTGGGGCTCAACCCGCCGGAGGACAACCAGCGCCTGGCCGAGATGTTCGGCCTGGAGCTGGACCAGCACGGCTTCTGCAAGGGCGAGCCCTTCAACCCCATGAACACCGGCGCGCCCGGCGTGTTCGTGTCCGGCGCCTTCCAGGGCCCCATGGACATTCCGGAGTCGGTGTTCAGCGCCAGCGCGGCGGGCAGCCAGACCGGCGAGCTTCTGGATTACCGCCGCGACAAGCTGACCAAGGAGCGCGAGTATCCTTCCGAGAAGGACGTGACCGGCGAGGAGCCGCGCATCGGCGTGTTCGTTTGCCACTGCGGGGCCAACATCGGCCGCATCGTGGACGTGCCGGGCACGGTGGAGTTCGCCAAGACCCTGCCCAACGTGGTCTACGCCCAGGAACAGCTTTTCTCCTGCGCCACCAACAGCGCCAAAGAGATCACCGACATGATCAAGGAGAAGGGGCTCAACCGGGTGGTGGTGGCCGCGTGCAGCCCGCGCACCCTGGAGCCTCTGTTCCGCGACACCCTGCGTGAGGCTGGCCTCAACCAGTACTACTACGACATGGCCAACATCCGGGAGCACTGCTCCTGGTGCCACTCCAAGGAGCGAGAGGCCTCCACCGCCAAGGCCCAGGACATCACCCGCATGTCCGTGGCCCGCGCCTGCCTATTGGAGCCGCTCAGCGAGATCGACCTGCCGGTTAACAAGGCGGCCCTGGTAGTGGGCGGCGGCATCGCGGGCATGACCGCGGCCCTGTCCATCGCCGAGCAGGGGCACGAGGTCTATTTGCTGGAGAAGTCCAATGAGCTGGGCGGCCTGGCGGTGCGCATCCATGACACCCTGGACGGCCTGGACGTGCCGGCCTATCTGGAAGAGCTAAAGGCCAAGGTCTTCAAGCACCCGCTGTTGCACGTGTACACCGGGGCCGAGATCACCGAGGCCACCGGCTACGTGGGCAACTTCGTCACCAAGGTGAAGAGCTGGCGCGGCCTGGTGGAGATCAAGCACGGGGTCACCGTGGTGGCCACCGGCTCCGGGGTCTATGAGCCCAACGAGTACCTCTACGGCCAGGACGAGCGGGTGATGACCCACCTGGAGCTGGAGGAGCGCATCACCAACGGCGACGAGGGCCTGGCCGAGGCCGAAACCGTGGTGATGATCCAGTGCGTGGGCTGCCGCAACGAGGAGCGCAACTACTGCTCGCGCGTGTGCTGCGGCGAGTCGGTGAAAAACGCCATCAAGCTGAAAAAGCAAAACCCCGAGCGCGACGTATACATCCTCTACCGCGACATGCGCACCTACGGCTACATGGAGGACCACTACCGCGAGGCCAACGAGCTGGGAGTGCGCTTCGTGCGCTACGAGCCCGAGCAGGCGCCCCAGGTGGAGGCCGCCGAGTCCGACGAGGGCAAACCGGTCCTCAGGGTGTCCCTGCCCGACTACATCCTGAGCACGGAGATCGCCATCGACGCGGACTACGTGATGCTGGCCGCGGCGGTGGTGCCCGGCGAGGACAACGTGGAGCTCTCGGGCCTGTTCGGCGCGGCCCTGGGCGAGGACGGCTTCTTCAAGGAGGCCCACGTCAAGCTGCGCCCCGTGGAGTTCGCCACTCAGGGCGTGTATCTCTGCGGCGCGGCCCACTACCCCAAGTACATCCACGAGACCATCAACCAGGCCTACGGCGCGGCCGGCCGCGCGCTCACCATGCTCTCCAACGACATCGTGACCGTGTCGGGCAGCGTGTGCGAGGTAAAGGAAGACGCCTGCATGGGCTGCAGAGCCTGCCTGGAGGCCTGCTCCTACGATGCCATCGAGATGCGCAAGACCAAGGGCGGCCCCAAGGCCGTGGTCAACCCGGTGCTGTGCAAGGGCGACGGCCTGTGCAACGCCTGCTGCCCCACCGGGGCCATCTACCTAAAGCATTTCACGGACGAAGAGGTCTTCAGCCAAATCGACGCCTACGCCCCTCCGGACGAGGACATCCTGGGGCAGATAGACGCGGCGGTGAACCAATGA
- a CDS encoding (Fe-S)-binding protein, whose protein sequence is MENVADYKEIVEVIRDSGGDLFKRCFQCGLCDAVCPWNRVRDFSMRKIVRQATFGMTEIESEDIWLCTTCGRCPQQCPRDVKQIESGVALRRLATEYGVFPTSVKPIRAISASLIGEGNPLNESRKDRSAWAQGQGVGTFSEEMEYLYFPGCYLSYDPRLKKVAQATAKVLKAAGVEFGILGPQENCCGESIRKTGDEELFKRLAKENIKNFIDAGVKKILVSSPHCYHTFKNEYPDFAVNFEVVHVSQLLAELIAEGRLELKNEFAKTVAYHDPCYLGRHNGVYDEPRGVLSAVPGLSLKELPDHHKASLCCGGGGGRIWMETPKGERFSDLRLQQAMDQEAEVLATACPYCISNFQDSILTLEADEAIQIKDITEIVAEAL, encoded by the coding sequence GTGGAGAATGTAGCCGACTACAAAGAAATTGTAGAGGTAATACGCGATAGCGGCGGCGACCTGTTCAAGCGCTGCTTCCAATGCGGCCTGTGCGACGCGGTGTGCCCCTGGAACCGGGTGCGCGATTTTTCCATGCGCAAGATCGTGCGCCAGGCCACCTTCGGCATGACCGAGATCGAGAGCGAGGATATCTGGCTCTGCACCACCTGCGGCCGCTGCCCCCAGCAGTGCCCCCGCGACGTGAAGCAGATCGAGTCCGGCGTGGCCCTCAGGCGCCTGGCCACCGAGTACGGCGTCTTCCCCACCTCGGTCAAGCCCATCCGGGCCATCAGCGCCAGCCTCATCGGCGAGGGCAACCCGCTCAACGAGTCGCGCAAGGACCGCTCCGCCTGGGCCCAAGGCCAGGGGGTCGGCACCTTCAGCGAGGAGATGGAGTACCTCTACTTCCCGGGCTGCTACCTCAGCTACGACCCGCGCCTTAAGAAAGTGGCCCAGGCCACGGCCAAGGTGCTCAAGGCCGCCGGGGTGGAGTTCGGCATCCTGGGGCCCCAGGAAAACTGCTGCGGCGAGAGCATCCGTAAAACCGGCGACGAGGAGCTGTTCAAGCGCCTGGCCAAGGAAAACATCAAGAACTTCATCGACGCCGGGGTGAAGAAGATCCTGGTCTCCTCGCCCCACTGCTATCACACCTTCAAAAACGAGTACCCCGATTTCGCGGTGAACTTCGAGGTGGTCCACGTGAGCCAGCTCCTGGCCGAGCTGATTGCCGAGGGCCGCCTGGAGTTGAAGAACGAGTTCGCCAAGACGGTGGCCTACCACGATCCCTGCTACCTGGGCCGCCACAATGGGGTGTACGACGAGCCCCGCGGCGTGCTGAGCGCGGTGCCGGGCCTTAGCCTCAAGGAGCTGCCCGACCACCACAAGGCCAGCCTGTGCTGCGGCGGCGGCGGGGGCCGCATCTGGATGGAGACCCCCAAGGGCGAGCGCTTCAGCGACCTGCGCCTCCAGCAGGCCATGGACCAGGAGGCCGAGGTGCTGGCCACGGCCTGCCCTTACTGCATCTCCAACTTCCAGGACAGCATCCTTACCCTGGAGGCCGATGAGGCCATCCAGATCAAGGACATCACCGAGATCGTGGCCGAGGCCCTCTAG
- a CDS encoding DMT family transporter — MPAFWHFWALGLLAAAAGASFVVQASVNSQLRGALGSACWASFVSYLGGTLVMLAVLAVMREPLPTASAMAKSSWLSWTGGLFGAVYVVIIILLLPRLGAAALLALFVAGQMIASLAFDHFGLLGLARQPADPLRLLGALLLVAGVVLIRR, encoded by the coding sequence ATGCCGGCATTTTGGCATTTCTGGGCCTTGGGCCTTTTGGCGGCCGCGGCGGGCGCGTCCTTTGTGGTGCAGGCCTCGGTGAACTCCCAGCTGCGCGGGGCCCTGGGCTCGGCCTGCTGGGCTTCGTTCGTCAGCTATCTGGGCGGCACCCTGGTCATGCTGGCCGTGCTGGCCGTGATGCGCGAGCCCCTTCCCACGGCCTCGGCCATGGCCAAAAGCTCCTGGCTTTCCTGGACCGGCGGCCTGTTCGGAGCCGTTTACGTGGTCATCATCATCCTGCTCCTGCCCCGCCTGGGCGCGGCCGCTCTCTTGGCCCTGTTCGTGGCCGGGCAGATGATCGCCTCCCTGGCCTTTGACCACTTCGGGCTCCTGGGCCTGGCCCGCCAGCCCGCCGACCCCCTGCGCCTGCTGGGGGCCCTGCTCCTGGTGGCCGGCGTGGTGCTCATCCGCCGCTAG
- a CDS encoding IclR family transcriptional regulator: MKQADKPTKSQSASSSQRGVQTIHRAIGLLRMVVNNNERGMSLAQVAREAELHTATARRSLGALVSEGLLSYNPITKRYHLGVELYHFGAAAHQFQIRDQYRHILERVALITEDTAFLVIRSGYDALVVDRTEGSFPIRTLTHEVGQRTPLGIGAGSTVLLASLPDKDCRAVISANRRRYTRYKNYTADDVLESVQRCREMGYSETGGVFIPEAVAIGRPVRDESGQVEAAISVAAIAQRMDAERRAWVAKVIADEIVAGRHAEAPLPGGGPIAGSDGV; encoded by the coding sequence ATGAAACAAGCTGATAAACCGACCAAAAGCCAATCAGCCTCATCCTCGCAGCGGGGAGTGCAGACCATCCACCGGGCCATCGGCCTGTTGCGCATGGTGGTAAACAACAACGAACGCGGCATGAGCCTGGCCCAGGTGGCCCGCGAAGCCGAACTGCACACCGCCACCGCCCGCCGCTCTCTGGGAGCCCTGGTCTCCGAGGGCCTGCTCTCCTACAATCCCATCACCAAACGCTACCACCTGGGGGTGGAGCTCTATCATTTCGGGGCCGCGGCCCATCAGTTCCAAATTCGGGACCAATACCGCCACATCCTGGAGCGGGTGGCCCTAATCACCGAGGACACCGCTTTCCTGGTCATCCGCTCGGGCTATGACGCCCTGGTGGTGGACCGGACGGAAGGCAGCTTCCCCATCCGCACCCTGACCCACGAGGTGGGTCAGCGCACCCCTCTGGGCATCGGCGCGGGCAGCACCGTGCTCTTGGCCAGCCTGCCGGACAAAGATTGCCGGGCGGTGATCTCGGCCAACCGGAGGCGCTACACCCGCTACAAGAACTACACCGCGGACGACGTGTTGGAGTCGGTGCAGCGCTGCCGGGAGATGGGCTATTCCGAGACCGGCGGGGTGTTCATACCCGAGGCGGTGGCCATCGGCCGCCCGGTGCGCGATGAGTCCGGGCAGGTGGAGGCGGCCATCAGCGTGGCGGCCATCGCCCAGCGCATGGACGCAGAGCGGAGGGCCTGGGTGGCCAAGGTGATCGCAGACGAAATCGTGGCCGGGCGGCACGCCGAAGCTCCCCTGCCCGGCGGCGGACCCATAGCAGGAAGCGACGGGGTCTAA
- a CDS encoding 4Fe-4S binding protein, producing the protein MSSGEGLVFAREVDEFNKRTKELGPLAEGEGVDLVEVKAKLAAVRKLIPYIKVSEREKLSTPLKDKELYEGHFTLDEVTSLIEEPVSFYIDPEKCQACGICARRCPVQAIEGAKGKVHVIDQDLCIKCGTCHEACPSRFSAVQELGGGQAVPPPLPVEQRSLPGKGDQS; encoded by the coding sequence ATGTCCTCGGGTGAGGGCCTGGTGTTCGCGCGCGAGGTCGACGAGTTCAACAAGCGGACAAAGGAGCTGGGCCCCCTGGCCGAGGGCGAGGGCGTGGACCTGGTGGAGGTCAAGGCCAAGCTGGCCGCGGTGCGCAAGCTCATCCCCTACATCAAGGTGAGCGAGCGCGAGAAGCTCTCCACCCCGCTCAAGGACAAGGAGCTCTACGAAGGGCACTTCACTCTTGACGAGGTGACCAGCCTCATCGAAGAGCCGGTGTCCTTTTACATCGACCCGGAGAAGTGCCAGGCCTGCGGCATCTGTGCCCGGCGCTGCCCGGTGCAGGCCATCGAAGGGGCCAAGGGCAAGGTGCACGTGATCGACCAGGATCTGTGCATCAAGTGCGGCACCTGCCACGAAGCCTGCCCTTCCCGCTTCTCGGCGGTGCAGGAGCTGGGCGGCGGCCAGGCCGTGCCCCCTCCCCTGCCCGTGGAGCAAAGGAGCCTGCCCGGCAAGGGCGACCAGAGCTGA